One segment of Polypterus senegalus isolate Bchr_013 chromosome 8, ASM1683550v1, whole genome shotgun sequence DNA contains the following:
- the LOC120534524 gene encoding NACHT, LRR and PYD domains-containing protein 3-like, which produces MSEDGLCEKFVSMISKKGRSEKDIAALSGLTQKFPKVIQNFSHEDLLKITEFYKPHLAYVIEYDIRSILQNLATKNILTNDEAKRFKAKEEREGRTGVESFISDIMKMDCVVLVSLWEALAEELVRFPSPNMTRILEEVTEGEPDLLMNIQASLQPTPIDDGIKGLHEIHRGGVSESTRTLEDQAYPGDPHTRVVGFETRYTELMVFKQFKRTYSERHHELEKMGRTHAELIEEQTKEKCERIWTEQLFRSPGSEKDPHIVVVSGVAGIGKTIMVQKITFDWARGTQYQRFAFVFLFKFRELNLLDTETEPQMPLTRLIVRHYKYLNDPRLREILKKPESLLFIFDGLDEYKHKLDFTPRKLPSNPEEDYFPVHTLVTSLVRGTLLKGCTVLITTRPTALETLDMERVDRFAEILGFFPEQRLMYFKKFFGDADLGTEAFQYVEENEILYTMCFNPSYCWIICSVLKSHFMTPEEERGAAPRTVTELFVMFLHNILTNHKREAEDQQEILVRLGKMAYYGVMNRTLVFYDKMEMSTFGLQPILSSPFLSGFLKEILQRESTLEHTTYTFYHLTLQEFMAACSFYLDPSGGIEELLEKLDSCVDGRFEILTRFLAGLARYSVFKTLGGVMGEFERKTAKRILEWVKKKAEKALWGADKRKALQVYQWLYETQNKKLIRDAIGKDLKMRFSKMALSPLDCAVLGSVISCCGEFEELNLSETTLTSECIRRLAPGIICCRRVNLPRCGLNFTCCSALSYTLSSPHSRLTELDLNTNNMENSGVNQLCEGLRSENCKLEKLSLSSCCLTSRCCSALSSALSAPHSRLTELNLSGNNNMKDSGVDQLCDGLRSENCKLEKLNFCHQGRAVSSSS; this is translated from the exons ATGAGTGAAGATGGCTTGTGTGAGAAGTTTGTGTCAATGATCTCCAAGAAAGGAAGATCTGAGAAAGACATTGCTGCTCTGTCTG gTTTAACACAGAAGTTTCCTAAAGTAATCCAAAACTTCTCTCATGAGGATCTCCTCAAGATCACTGAGTTCTACAAGCCCCACCTGGCTTATGTGATTGAATATGACATCAGGAGTATCCTGCAGAACCTGGCCACCAAGAACATCCTCACCAATGATGAGGCCAAG AGATTCAAAGCCAAAGAAGAAAGAGAGGGGCGAACAGGTGTGGAGTCCTTCATCAGCGACATAATGAAGATGGACTGTGTGGTACTGGTGAGCCTGTGGGAGGCACTGGCTGAAGAACTTGTGAGATTTCCATCACCAAACATGACAAGAATACTGGAGGAGGTGACAGAGGGCG AACCAGACCTCTTGATGAACATTCAGGCCAGTCTTCAGCCCACTCCCATTGATGATGGTATTAAAG GTCTCCATGAGATACACAGAGGTGGTGTGTCTGAATCTACAAGAACTCTAGAGGATCAGGCTTATCCTGGAGATCCACACACCAGAGTTGTGGGCTTTGAGACTCGATACACAGAGCTGATGgtctttaaacaatttaaaagaacCTACAGTGAGAGACACCATGAACTTGAGAAGATGGGGAGAACTCATGCAGAGCTAATAGAGGagcagacaaaagaaaaatgtgagcGAATCTGGACTGAGCAGCTTTTTAGGAGTCCAGGAAGTGAGAAAGACCCTCACATTGTAGTGGTCAGTGGGGTGGCTGGAATTGGGAAAACCATCATGGTCCAGAAGATCACGTTTGACTGGGCCAGAGGCACTCAGTACCAGAGGTTTGCTTTTGTGTTCCTGTTTAAATTCAGGGAGCTCAACCTCCTAGACACAGAGACAGAACCACAGATGCCTCTGACCAGGTTgattgtaaggcactataaatatcTCAATGACCCGAGACTGAGAGAAATCCTGAAGAAACCTGAATCTCTACTCTTTATATTTGATGGGCTGGATGAGTACAAACACAAATTGGACTTCACACCCAGGAAGCTCCCCTCAAACCCAGAGGAGGACTACTTTCCTGTACACACCCTGGTCACCAGCCTGGTCAGAGGGACATTACTGAAGGGCTGCACAGTCCTGATAACAACCAGACCAACAGCCCTAGAAACCCTGGACATGGAGAGAGTTGATCGATTTGCAGAGATCCTGGGGTTCTTCCCTGAACAAAGGCTAATGTACTTTAAGAAGTTCTTTGGTGATGCTGATCTGGGAACTGAGGCTTTTCAGTATGTGGAGGAGAACGAAATCCTGTACACCATGTGCTTCAACCCCTCGTACTGCTGGATTATCTGCTCTGTGCTGAAGAGTCACTTCATGACACCTGAAGAAGAGCGAGGAGCTGCCCCCAGAACTGTCACTGAGCTCTTTGTGATGTTCCTTCACAACATCCTCACCAATCACAAGAGAGAAGCTGAGGACCAGCAGGAGATTCTGGTCAGACTTGGAAAGATGGCTTATTATGGGGTGATGAACAGGACTCTTGTGTTTTATGACAAGATGGAGATGTCCACCTTTGGTCTCCAGCCCATCTTGTCCTCTCCATTCCTCTCAGGGTTCCTCAAAGAAATCCTTCAGAGAGAAAGCACTCTGGAGCACACGACATACACATTCTACCACCTCACCCTTCAGGAGTTCATGGCCGCCTGTTCCTTCTACCTCGATCCATCAGGGGGCATTGAGGAGCTGCTTGAGAAGTTGGACTCATGTGTAGATGGCCGGTTTGAGATTCTCACTCGATTCCTGGCAGGACTGGCCAGATATTCTGTGTTTAAAACACTGGGGGGAGTCATGGGGGAGTTTGAGAGGAAGACAGCAAAGCGGATActggagtgggtgaagaagaaAGCTGAAAAGGCACTATGGGGAGCAGATAAAAGAAAAGCTCTGCAAGTGTATCAGTGGCTCTATGAGACTcagaataaaaaattaatcagAGACGCCATTGGGAAGGATTTAAAGATGAGATTTAGTAAGATGGCTTTATCTCCTCTGGACTGTGCTGTGCTGGGCTCTGTCATCAGCTGCTGTGGAGAATTTGAGGAGCTCAACCTGTCAGAGACAACCCTCACCTCAGAGTGCATCAGGAGACTGGCGCCCGGGATCATCTGCTGCAGACGAGTCAA CCTGCCTCGTTGTGGTCTCAACTTCacatgttgctcagctctctcctacactctttcttctccacactcacgactgactgaactggaCCTGAACACCAACAACATGGAGAACTCAGGAGTgaatcagctgtgtgaggggctgaggagtgaaaactgcaaattagagaaactgag